The nucleotide sequence CAATAACATCAGCAATGATGAGACGCAAAATATTGCGTCTCTACAACTCACGACGGAATATTCACCCGCATCACTGCGGAGGTAGCAATAAAAAAAGCGTCTCCGTCAGAGAGACAGAGACGCTTTTGCAGCTTATGGAAGCGTGGTGGCTTACAGCGCACCGGCCACCAGACCGGGCAGCACGCCCAGCAGCACCGTGAGGGCCGCCAGCAGCAGCAGCGCGCCAGCCTGGAACGTAGTCACGGGCACGGCTTCGGCGGTGGTGGCGTCGGTGTCGCGCATGTACATGGCAATGATGGGGCGCAGATAGTAATAGATGCTCACCATCGACATCACCACGGCAAATACCACGAGGCCGATGTAGCCATTCTCCACGGCGGCCGAAAACACGAAAAATTTACCGAAGAAACCACCCGTGAGCGGAATACCGGCCAGGCTCAGCATAGCTACCGTGAGTGAGAAAGCCAGCAGCGGGTTGGTTTTAGCCAGGCCGTTGAGGCCGTCGTAATCCTCGCGCTGGCGGGCATCAGCTACCAGCTTCAGTACTCCGAAGGCTGCCACCGTGGCTACCGAGTAAGCCAAAGAGTAGAACAGGATGCCGTTAGCCGAAGCACCTTCCAGCTGCCCGTTGAAGGCTACCAGGGCAATCAGTAGGTAGCCCGCGTGCGATACGCTGGAGTAGGCCAGCATGCGCTTGGCGCTGGTCTGGGCTACGGCGCCCACGTTGCCGATGAGCAGAGTGAGCACGCACATGGCGGTGAGGGTAGGCAGCCAGATGCCTTGGGCGTTGGCAGCCGGGAAGGCCTGCACCAGCAGCTTCAGGAAAGCGGCAAAACCAGCCGTCTTCACGATGGTGCTCATGAAGGCCGTAAAGAACGTAGGCGTACCCTCGTACACGTCGGGCGTCCAGAAGTGGAACGGGGCGGCCGAAACCTTGAAACCCATGCCAATGAACATCAGCAGCATGCCAATGTAGAGCATCGGGTGCAGCGTCTCGAAGCCGGGGGCGGGGTTCTGCACGGCGAAGCTGATTTTGCTCAGCTCGAAGGTGCCGGTAGCCCCGTACACCAGCGCCACGCCGAACAGCAGAATGCCAGTGAAGAACGCGCCCATCAGGAAATACTTGAGGGCGGCTTCGTTGGAGCGCAGGTTGCGCTTATCGGAACCGGCCAGCACGTACATGGCCACGCTCAGAATTTCGATGCCCAGGAACAGCATCAGCAGGTGGTTGTAGCTCACCAGCATGATAGCCCCTACCAGCGAAAACAGCAGCAGCGAGTAGTATTCAGCCAGGTTCGGCTCGCCGTCGAGCACGTACTTCTGGGAGAAGGGAATCAGCACCAGCGCCGTCAGCAGCACAATGCCCGTGAAAGCCACCGAGAAGTTGTCGATGGTGAGCATGCCGTTGAAGAACGACTGCGTGCTGCCCCAGTCGAGGAAGTTCACCGTCAGCACCCCGCCCAGGATGAGCATCATCACGGGCAGCAGCAGCCGGTTGGAGCGACGGAACCCGAGAAACAGGTTACCCAGGCCCAGAACGGAAAGTAGAATGATGGAATTCATTAGCAGAGAATGTAGTTGCCACGGGCTTGGCCGCAGACCACTAGCCGTTTAGCGTTTAACTACCTCGTTCAGAATGTTCATCACGCTGCCTTCCGACAGGTGCAGGAACGTGTTGGGGAACAGGCCAATCCAGAATACCAGCACGATGAGCGGCACCAGCAGGGCCAGCTCCGAGCCGGTGAGGTCGGTGAAGGTTTCGGTGAACGAGGAATCGGGGCCGAGCATCACGCGCTGGAACATGCGCAGCAGGTACACCGCGCCCAGAATGATGGTCACGCCGGCTACGGCACCCATCCAGTGGTTGAACTGGTACACGCCGCCCAGCAGCAGGAACTCGCCTACGAAGCCATTGGTGAGCGGCAGCGCCACCGTGCCCAGCAGCAGCACCAGGAAGCACACCGTCAGCACGGGCGCTTTACGGGTGAGGCCGCCCAGGTCGGCGATGTTGCGGGTGCCGGTACGGCGCTCAATGGCGTCGGCAATGAAGAACATACCTACCACGTTCACGCCGTGAGCCAGCATCTGAATGCTGGCACCCTGCAGACCCATCTGGGTGAGCGAGAACACGCCGGCAATCATCAAACCCACGTGGGATAGAGAGGAATAAGCAATCAGGCGCTTCACGTCCTGCTGACGGATGGCGATGATGGCGCCGTAGATGATGCCGATGATGGCCAGAATCAGTACCAAGTTCTGCCAGTAGTCAACGCCCATCGGTACCACCGGCAGCAGCCAGCGCATGCAGCCGTAGATACCCATTTTCAGCATAATGCCCGAGAGCAGCATGGTGGCCGGTGCCGGAGCCTCGGTGTAGGTGTCGGGCTGCCAGGTGTGGAAGGGGAAGATGGGCATCTTCACGGCGAAGGCCGCGAAAATCAGCCAGAACACCCACATCTGCGTATCGGCAGTCAGGTTCAGAGCGTAGAACGAGGCCAGGGCCGAGTTGTGAGCTGAGAGGCCGTCGGCCGAAGGACCAGTCTGGAAGTAGAGGTACACGAAGCCGGCCAGCATGAACAGCGAGCCGATGATGGTGTACAGGAAGAACTTGAACGTGACGCGCGCCCGGTTCACGCCGCCCCACACGCCAGCCAGGAAGTAAATTGGAATCAGGGCCACTTCCCACATGAAGTAGAACAGGAAGGCATCCTGGGCCGTGAACACGCCAATCAGACCGGTTTGCATGAACAGCACCAACGCGTAGAACACCGACTCATTCTCGAAGTTGCGGCGGAAGGCGCTCAACAGAATCACCGGCACCAGCACGGCCGTCAGCAGCACCAGCAAGAGGCTCAGCCCGTCCATGCCCACCGCGAAGTGGATGCCCGCCGAGGGAATCCAGTTCAGGTCGAAGCTGAATTGGCCGGAATTGTTGGCGTTGAACGTGAGGGCCGCGTAGGCCGCCAGCGCAAATTCAACCAGGGCCGCGCCCAGCGCCGGAACCCGGGCCGCACGGCCTTTGAAGAAGTGCAGCAGCAGGGCGGCCGCCACGGGCCAGAGTAGAAGAAGGACAGTCAGCATGCGTTATCTGGATGCGGATGAAGCCGGTGAAAAAGTCCGGTCCGGCCGTCAGTAGAATTAGAATTTCCCGAAGTTCAGCGCCATCACCAGCACGATACCTACCACCATCAGGATAAGGTAGGTTTCCACGGAGCCGGTTTGCACGTAGCGCAGGAGCTGGCCCCCGCCCATGGTCAGGCGGCCGAAGCCGTTCACAATGGGGTCGATGATGCCGTTTTCCACGTAGCGGAACAGGCCGCGCGAGAGCCACATGACGGGGCGCACGAACAGGGCGTTGTACAGCTCGTCGATGTAGTACTTATGGTAAATTAGGTTTTCAAGGAAGCCGCGCGACTCGCCGTCTTCCACTGGGCGCACCCCGCGGCTCACGTACTGCACGTAGGCCAGAATGATGCCCAGCACGCCTGCACCCACCGAGAGGCCGATGAGCATAAGCTCGGTGGCGTGGTCGGCGTGCACGCCGAAGGCAGCCGGGTTCAGCTGCTTGGAGTAAGTGAACAGCGGCGCGAGGTAGTTGGCCAGGTAGGCGTTTTCCTCACCCAGAAAGAAGGGGGCGTTCATGAAACCACCTACGGCGGCCAGAATAGCCAGCACGATGAGCGGCAGCGTCATGGAAGCCGGCGACTCGTGCAGGTGGTGCTTCTGCTCCTCGGTGCCGCGGAACTCGCCGAAGAAGGTGAGGAACAGCAGGCGGAACATATAGAAAGCCGTCAGGAAGGCCGTGAACAGGCCCACCGCGTACAGCACCTTGCTGTGCTCGAAGGCGTGCAGCAGGATTTCATCTTTTGAGAAGAAGCCCGAGAAGGGCGGGATGCCGGCAATGGCCAGGCAGCCTACGAAGAAGG is from Hymenobacter yonginensis and encodes:
- a CDS encoding NADH-quinone oxidoreductase subunit N; its protein translation is MNSIILLSVLGLGNLFLGFRRSNRLLLPVMMLILGGVLTVNFLDWGSTQSFFNGMLTIDNFSVAFTGIVLLTALVLIPFSQKYVLDGEPNLAEYYSLLLFSLVGAIMLVSYNHLLMLFLGIEILSVAMYVLAGSDKRNLRSNEAALKYFLMGAFFTGILLFGVALVYGATGTFELSKISFAVQNPAPGFETLHPMLYIGMLLMFIGMGFKVSAAPFHFWTPDVYEGTPTFFTAFMSTIVKTAGFAAFLKLLVQAFPAANAQGIWLPTLTAMCVLTLLIGNVGAVAQTSAKRMLAYSSVSHAGYLLIALVAFNGQLEGASANGILFYSLAYSVATVAAFGVLKLVADARQREDYDGLNGLAKTNPLLAFSLTVAMLSLAGIPLTGGFFGKFFVFSAAVENGYIGLVVFAVVMSMVSIYYYLRPIIAMYMRDTDATTAEAVPVTTFQAGALLLLAALTVLLGVLPGLVAGAL
- a CDS encoding complex I subunit 4 family protein; translation: MLTVLLLLWPVAAALLLHFFKGRAARVPALGAALVEFALAAYAALTFNANNSGQFSFDLNWIPSAGIHFAVGMDGLSLLLVLLTAVLVPVILLSAFRRNFENESVFYALVLFMQTGLIGVFTAQDAFLFYFMWEVALIPIYFLAGVWGGVNRARVTFKFFLYTIIGSLFMLAGFVYLYFQTGPSADGLSAHNSALASFYALNLTADTQMWVFWLIFAAFAVKMPIFPFHTWQPDTYTEAPAPATMLLSGIMLKMGIYGCMRWLLPVVPMGVDYWQNLVLILAIIGIIYGAIIAIRQQDVKRLIAYSSLSHVGLMIAGVFSLTQMGLQGASIQMLAHGVNVVGMFFIADAIERRTGTRNIADLGGLTRKAPVLTVCFLVLLLGTVALPLTNGFVGEFLLLGGVYQFNHWMGAVAGVTIILGAVYLLRMFQRVMLGPDSSFTETFTDLTGSELALLVPLIVLVFWIGLFPNTFLHLSEGSVMNILNEVVKR